In Paraburkholderia caballeronis, the following proteins share a genomic window:
- a CDS encoding phosphocholine-specific phospholipase C, with protein sequence MTVNNNRRSFLIKSAQATSAAAALSMLPPSIRKAFAIPAHHRKGTIEDVEHIVVFTQENRSFDHYFGAMRGVRGFGDRFPIPVPNVSNLTGKTVWYQRFDGGTPAILSPQHNDTGANFSLIRTADTPHLYPDAQGAWDGGRMSNWPQYKKNASMVYYTDQDIPFQYALANAFTICDHNHCSFTGGTNPNRCYIYTGTNHGRDNPNKPGVYNGPALDNSYNNIANGPIAEGYTWTTYAERLQAAGITWQVYKPSTEDYSLNSLLGFKNFRDANAASPATRTQWQQQLYARGIQTRELSDLKADVMAGTLPQVSWICATSSGSEHPSASSPLQGANYIAEVLDALTANPDVWSKTVLLLHFDENDGFFDHVPPPAPPSYSTYDPNPARAQFAGASTVNPFDDYLGDDVGGITSTLPYVHHPYGMGPRVPMYVVSPWSRGGWVNSQVFDHTSTIRFIEKRFGVFEPNISPWRRAVAGDLTSCFDFRNPNNDSVMSLLPPTADLDAKSRTLTKTTTPVTPAEPSLPVQETGVRRSRALPYELHTSARVPLGGGDVELIFANSGDVAAVFHVYDRNHLDALPRRYTVEPGKQLSGHWDVTADNGAYDLWVLGPAGYHRHFTGRRAVAGANPEVQVAYDPNNGNLYLKVHNTGFAPVEVTVTANAYFDHKPWTARVEPRGETIMHWPLQQSGHWYDFTLTAKGLPGYTRRFAGRVETGKDGISDPALGGNAIGNQLKVSA encoded by the coding sequence ATGACCGTCAACAACAACCGTCGCAGCTTCCTGATCAAGTCGGCGCAAGCCACGAGCGCCGCCGCGGCCCTGTCGATGCTTCCGCCGTCGATCCGCAAGGCCTTCGCGATTCCCGCGCATCATCGCAAAGGCACGATCGAGGACGTCGAGCACATCGTCGTGTTCACGCAGGAGAACCGCTCGTTCGACCATTACTTCGGCGCGATGCGTGGCGTGCGCGGCTTCGGCGACCGCTTCCCGATCCCCGTGCCGAACGTCTCCAATCTCACGGGCAAGACGGTCTGGTATCAGCGTTTCGACGGCGGCACGCCGGCGATCCTGTCGCCGCAGCACAACGACACCGGCGCGAACTTCAGCCTGATCCGGACCGCCGACACGCCGCATCTGTATCCGGACGCGCAGGGCGCATGGGACGGCGGGCGCATGAGCAACTGGCCGCAGTACAAGAAAAACGCGTCGATGGTCTATTACACGGACCAGGACATCCCGTTCCAGTACGCGCTCGCGAATGCGTTCACGATCTGCGACCACAACCACTGCTCGTTCACCGGCGGCACGAACCCGAACCGCTGCTACATCTACACCGGCACGAACCACGGCCGCGACAACCCGAACAAACCAGGCGTCTACAACGGCCCGGCGCTCGACAACAGCTACAACAACATCGCGAACGGCCCGATCGCCGAAGGTTATACGTGGACGACCTATGCGGAGCGCCTGCAGGCGGCCGGCATCACGTGGCAGGTGTACAAGCCGTCGACCGAGGACTATTCGCTGAACTCGCTGCTCGGCTTCAAGAACTTCCGCGACGCGAACGCCGCGAGCCCCGCGACCCGCACGCAGTGGCAGCAGCAGTTGTATGCGCGCGGCATCCAGACGCGCGAGCTGTCCGACCTGAAGGCCGACGTGATGGCCGGCACGCTGCCGCAGGTGTCGTGGATCTGCGCGACGTCGTCAGGCTCAGAGCACCCGAGCGCATCGAGCCCGCTGCAAGGGGCGAACTACATCGCGGAAGTGCTCGACGCGCTGACCGCGAATCCGGACGTGTGGAGCAAGACGGTGCTGCTGCTGCACTTCGACGAGAACGACGGCTTCTTCGACCACGTGCCGCCGCCCGCGCCGCCGTCGTATTCGACGTACGACCCGAACCCGGCGCGCGCGCAGTTCGCCGGCGCATCGACGGTCAATCCGTTCGACGACTATCTCGGCGACGACGTCGGCGGCATCACGTCGACGCTGCCGTACGTGCATCATCCGTACGGAATGGGGCCGCGCGTGCCGATGTACGTCGTGTCGCCGTGGAGCCGCGGCGGCTGGGTGAACTCGCAGGTGTTCGACCACACATCGACGATCCGCTTCATCGAGAAACGCTTCGGCGTGTTCGAGCCGAACATCAGCCCGTGGCGTCGCGCGGTGGCCGGCGACCTGACGTCGTGCTTCGACTTCAGGAACCCGAACAACGACAGTGTGATGTCGCTGCTGCCGCCGACCGCCGATCTCGACGCGAAGAGCCGCACGCTGACGAAAACCACGACGCCGGTCACGCCGGCCGAACCGTCGCTGCCGGTGCAGGAAACCGGCGTGCGCCGCTCGCGCGCGCTGCCGTACGAACTGCATACGAGCGCGCGGGTGCCGCTCGGCGGCGGCGACGTCGAACTGATCTTCGCGAACAGCGGCGACGTCGCCGCCGTGTTCCACGTGTACGACCGCAACCATCTGGACGCGCTGCCGCGCCGCTACACCGTCGAGCCGGGCAAGCAGTTGAGCGGCCACTGGGACGTCACCGCCGACAACGGCGCGTATGACCTGTGGGTGCTCGGCCCGGCCGGTTATCACCGGCATTTCACCGGCCGGCGCGCGGTCGCCGGCGCGAATCCGGAAGTGCAGGTCGCGTACGATCCGAACAACGGCAATCTGTATCTGAAGGTGCACAACACCGGTTTCGCGCCGGTCGAGGTGACCGTCACCGCGAACGCGTATTTCGACCACAAGCCGTGGACCGCGCGCGTCGAGCCGCGCGGCGAAACGATCATGCACTGGCCGCTCCAGCAGTCGGGCCACTGGTACGACTTCACGCTGACCGCGAAGGGCTTGCCGGGCTACACGCGCCGCTTCGCGGGCCGCGTCGAGACGGGCAAGGACGGCATCTCGGATCCGGCGCTGGGCGGCAACGCGATCGGCAACCAGTTGAAGGTCAGCGCGTAA
- a CDS encoding DeoR/GlpR family DNA-binding transcription regulator, producing MARDPRFTLNARQQELIEWVQREGFVTIDDLASHFDVTPQTVRRDVNQLADQGLLRRYHGGATLPTSSENVSYTARQRMFHEEKRRIATLVASYIPDQASLFINLGTTTEEVARALGHHRGLRVITNNLNVANMMSGYPECEVLITGGIVRPWDKGIVGELAIDFIRQFKVDYAIIGTSAIEADGTLRDFDTREVRVAEAIIEHARLVYLVADHSKFGRPALVRQGHLNQIHALFTDKPLPTEMTETAAAANTQVYVAD from the coding sequence ATGGCCCGAGACCCCCGCTTCACCCTGAATGCCCGCCAGCAGGAACTGATCGAATGGGTGCAGCGCGAAGGCTTCGTGACCATCGACGATCTTGCGTCGCACTTCGACGTCACGCCGCAGACCGTTCGCCGCGACGTGAACCAGCTTGCGGATCAGGGCCTGCTGCGGCGCTATCACGGCGGCGCGACGCTGCCGACAAGTTCCGAAAACGTGTCGTACACCGCGCGCCAGCGGATGTTCCATGAAGAGAAGCGGCGCATCGCGACGCTGGTCGCGTCGTATATCCCGGATCAGGCCTCGCTGTTCATCAATCTCGGCACGACGACCGAGGAAGTGGCGCGCGCGCTGGGTCATCATCGCGGCCTGCGCGTAATCACGAACAATCTGAACGTCGCGAACATGATGAGCGGCTACCCCGAATGCGAGGTGCTGATTACAGGCGGTATCGTGCGGCCGTGGGACAAGGGGATCGTCGGCGAACTGGCGATCGACTTCATTCGCCAGTTCAAGGTCGACTACGCGATCATCGGCACGTCCGCGATCGAGGCGGACGGCACGCTGCGCGACTTCGATACGCGCGAGGTTCGCGTTGCGGAGGCGATCATCGAGCATGCGCGGCTCGTTTATCTGGTCGCCGATCATTCGAAGTTCGGCCGGCCGGCGCTGGTTCGCCAGGGGCATCTGAACCAGATTCATGCGCTGTTCACCGACAAACCGCTGCCGACCGAGATGACGGAAACCGCGGCGGCAGCGAATACGCAGGTGTACGTCGCGGACTAG
- a CDS encoding Do family serine endopeptidase — protein MEAKTRSRGVVVAGFAVAVLGAYAAGHHNAVGGQPIVQGLEPVAAQVPSAAPSVAPSGTPDFSAIVSAYGPAVVNIRVKHLGGQSADGSDQPSSALGSGFIISSDGYILTNCHVVDGADEVTVRLADKRSFHATVVGADKTTDVAVLKIDADSLPTVKIGDPSQSKVGEWVVAIGSPYGLDSTVTSGIISAKARTMSDDAATPFIQTDVPVNPGNSGGPLFNLKGEVIGINSMIYSRTGGFQGLSFAIPIDEAMHVKDQLVKHGSVSRGRIGVGVQSLDQDAAKSLGLDTPRGALVGSVDPDGPAAAAGVQNGDVILSLNGQPVTDANELPSRVMQLTPGADVPIEIWRHGAQKKLTLTVGTAQSSAQRAAGAEPRPHAAPAKLGVAVRPLTDDELQQAGVDSGLLIEQVQGPAARAGLQPGDIIVGVNDTAVSSVDELRQMIAGSRGRVSIVIARDGAQMSVPVQLG, from the coding sequence ATGGAAGCAAAGACTCGGTCGCGCGGCGTGGTGGTCGCCGGCTTCGCGGTAGCGGTTCTCGGCGCGTATGCGGCCGGGCATCATAACGCCGTCGGCGGACAGCCGATCGTGCAGGGCCTGGAGCCGGTCGCCGCGCAGGTGCCGTCCGCAGCCCCGTCCGTCGCCCCTTCCGGGACGCCGGACTTCTCCGCGATCGTGTCCGCCTACGGGCCGGCGGTCGTCAACATCCGCGTGAAGCATCTGGGAGGCCAGTCCGCCGACGGCAGCGATCAGCCGAGTTCGGCGCTCGGCTCGGGCTTCATCATCAGCAGCGACGGCTACATCCTGACCAACTGCCACGTCGTCGACGGCGCGGACGAAGTGACGGTCAGGCTCGCGGACAAACGGTCGTTCCATGCGACGGTGGTCGGCGCGGACAAGACGACCGACGTCGCGGTGCTCAAGATCGACGCGGACAGTCTGCCGACCGTGAAGATCGGCGATCCGTCGCAGAGCAAGGTCGGCGAGTGGGTCGTTGCGATCGGCTCGCCGTACGGGCTCGACAGCACGGTCACGTCGGGGATCATCAGCGCGAAGGCGCGCACGATGTCCGACGACGCGGCGACGCCGTTCATCCAGACCGACGTGCCGGTCAATCCCGGCAACTCGGGCGGCCCGCTGTTCAACCTGAAGGGCGAGGTCATCGGCATCAACTCGATGATCTATTCGCGCACCGGCGGTTTCCAGGGGCTGTCGTTCGCGATCCCGATCGACGAAGCGATGCACGTGAAGGATCAACTGGTGAAGCATGGTTCGGTGAGCCGCGGCCGCATCGGCGTCGGCGTGCAGTCGCTCGATCAGGACGCGGCGAAGTCGCTCGGTCTCGATACGCCGCGCGGCGCGCTGGTCGGCTCCGTCGATCCCGATGGTCCTGCCGCCGCCGCGGGCGTCCAGAACGGCGACGTGATCCTGTCGCTGAACGGACAGCCGGTGACGGATGCGAACGAACTGCCGTCGCGCGTGATGCAACTGACGCCGGGCGCTGACGTGCCGATCGAGATCTGGCGCCACGGCGCGCAGAAGAAGCTGACGCTGACGGTCGGGACCGCGCAGTCGTCGGCGCAGCGCGCAGCGGGCGCCGAGCCGCGTCCGCATGCGGCGCCGGCGAAGCTGGGGGTCGCGGTGCGGCCGTTGACGGACGACGAACTGCAACAGGCCGGCGTGGATTCGGGTCTGCTGATCGAACAGGTTCAGGGACCGGCGGCGCGCGCGGGGCTGCAACCGGGCGACATCATCGTCGGCGTGAACGACACGGCGGTGAGCAGCGTCGACGAGTTGCGGCAGATGATTGCCGGTTCGCGCGGCCGCGTGTCGATCGTGATCGCACGCGACGGCGCGCAGATGTCGGTGCCGGTCCAACTGGGCTGA
- the glpD gene encoding glycerol-3-phosphate dehydrogenase translates to MTEQNHYDLLVVGGGINGAGIARDAAGRGLSVFLCEQDDLASHTSSASTKLIHGGLRYLEYREFGLVRKALQERETLLRMAPHIMHPLRFVMPYVPNRRPAWLIRVGLFLYDHLAKRELLRGSRAIDMRRHESGAPLVDTIMRGFVYSDGWVDDARLVVLNALDAKERGATVHTRTKLVSAKRVNGEWLAQMRRADGSIIAVRARALANAAGPWVGEVLGGALGQDVHHGVRLVKGSHIVTKRLFDHDHAYIFQNPDRRIIFVIPYEQDYTLIGTTDAEFTGDPQQVAISDDETRYLCDSVNRYFRRKVSPADVHWSYSGVRPLLEGEDTGNPSAITRDYRLELDDSDGAPLLSVFGGKITTFRKLAEEACGLLCHALGQSAGPWTAGKPLPGGDIDSGRFEPFADGFARRYPWLPAVLARRYARAYGTRASRVIGDAKSIDDLGAEIAAGMHEAELRYLRDVEWATCADDVLWRRTKLGLRVEAGRLGSATAALDRWFASADASATH, encoded by the coding sequence ATGACCGAACAGAATCATTACGATTTGCTTGTCGTCGGCGGCGGGATCAACGGCGCGGGCATCGCGCGGGATGCGGCCGGGCGCGGGCTGTCCGTGTTCCTTTGCGAACAGGACGATCTCGCGTCGCACACGTCGTCGGCCAGCACCAAGCTGATTCACGGCGGGCTGCGCTATCTGGAGTACCGGGAGTTCGGTCTCGTGCGCAAGGCGTTGCAGGAGCGCGAGACGTTGCTGCGAATGGCGCCGCACATCATGCATCCGCTGCGGTTCGTGATGCCGTACGTGCCGAACCGGCGACCGGCGTGGCTGATCCGCGTCGGGCTCTTTCTATATGACCACCTCGCGAAGCGCGAGCTGCTGCGCGGGTCGCGCGCGATCGACATGCGCCGCCACGAGTCGGGCGCGCCGCTGGTCGACACGATCATGCGCGGGTTCGTTTATTCGGACGGCTGGGTCGACGATGCGCGCCTCGTCGTGCTGAATGCGCTCGATGCGAAGGAGCGCGGCGCGACGGTCCACACGCGCACGAAGCTCGTGAGCGCAAAGCGGGTGAACGGCGAATGGCTCGCGCAGATGCGTCGCGCGGACGGTTCGATCATCGCCGTGCGCGCCCGCGCGCTGGCGAATGCGGCTGGTCCGTGGGTCGGCGAAGTATTGGGCGGCGCGCTGGGTCAGGACGTGCATCATGGCGTGCGTCTCGTGAAGGGCAGTCACATCGTCACGAAGCGTCTGTTCGATCACGATCACGCGTACATTTTCCAGAATCCCGACAGGCGGATCATTTTCGTGATTCCGTACGAGCAGGATTACACGCTGATCGGGACGACCGACGCCGAATTCACCGGCGATCCGCAGCAGGTTGCGATATCGGACGACGAGACGCGTTATTTGTGCGACTCGGTGAACCGCTATTTCAGGCGCAAGGTTTCACCCGCCGACGTGCATTGGAGTTATTCCGGCGTGCGTCCGCTGCTCGAAGGCGAGGACACCGGCAATCCGTCCGCGATTACGCGCGACTATCGCCTCGAACTGGACGACAGCGACGGTGCGCCGCTGTTATCCGTGTTCGGCGGCAAGATCACGACGTTTCGCAAGCTCGCGGAAGAGGCATGCGGTCTGCTGTGCCACGCGCTCGGCCAGTCCGCTGGACCATGGACGGCAGGCAAGCCGCTGCCGGGCGGAGACATAGACAGTGGGCGTTTCGAGCCGTTTGCCGACGGGTTCGCGCGCCGTTATCCGTGGCTGCCCGCCGTGCTCGCGCGTCGTTATGCGCGAGCTTACGGCACGCGTGCGAGTCGTGTGATCGGCGATGCGAAGTCCATCGACGATCTCGGCGCGGAGATCGCCGCCGGCATGCACGAAGCGGAGTTGCGTTATCTGCGCGACGTCGAATGGGCAACCTGCGCGGACGACGTGCTGTGGCGACGCACGAAACTCGGGTTGCGTGTCGAAGCGGGAAGGCTCGGTTCGGCGACGGCGGCGCTCGACCGCTGGTTTGCCAGCGCTGACGCTTCCGCCACGCATTGA